One part of the Solanum dulcamara chromosome 8, daSolDulc1.2, whole genome shotgun sequence genome encodes these proteins:
- the LOC129899593 gene encoding uncharacterized protein LOC129899593 isoform X2, with product MESAAVLRSFHHSVGTTSHVRSVIEMPGVIPTNIIAFSKPYKLPLKGSSNGARLMPFPNRHGRLILSCAKTSETTVTAKSGDSNQKVPTESSPMPTATFPKGFEALITEVCDDTEVAELKLKVGDFELHLKRNIEAPIVAAPVVSAPPPPPTSASKSSISSTAAAPAASLGKLSSGKISPFTNAAAEKSAKVAALEATGASGYVLVSCPTVGSFRRARTSKGKKQPPACKEGDVIKEGQIIGFLDQFGTELPVRSDAAGEVLKILFNDGEAVGYGDPLIAVLPSFRG from the exons ATGGAGTCCGCCGCCGTTCTCCGCTCCTTCCACC ATTCGGTTGGTACCACTTCCCATGTGAGGTCAGTAATTGAAATGCCTGGCGTTATTCCAACAAATATCATTGCCTTCTCCAAGCCTTATAAGTTGCCTCTAAAGGGCTCCTCAAATGGTGCAAGGCTCATGCCTTTTCCTAACAGGCATGGTAGATTGATACTGTCATGTGCAAAGACATCTGAAACAACCGTGACAGCGAAATCTGGTG ATAGCAACCAAAAAGTGCCAACGGAGAGTAGTCCAATGCCAACAGCAACCTTTCCAAAGGGTTTTGAG GCTCTGATCACCGAGGTCTGTGATGATACAGAGGTAGCTGAGCTGAAACTTAAG GTTGGAGATTTTGAACTGCATCTTAAACGGAACATTGAAGCTCCAATAGTGGCTGCACCTGTTGTTTCcgcaccaccaccaccaccaactaGTGCAAgcaaatcatccatttcatcaaCAGCTGCTGCTCCTGCAGCATCCCTGGGGAAATTGTCCTCAGGAAAGATCAGCCCATTCACAAATGCTGCTGCTGAAAAATCAGCAAAAGTAGCAGCTCTAGAGGCTACTGGAGCTAGTGGTTATGTTCTTGTATCATGCCCCACA GTTGGTTCATTCCGAAGGGCCAGGACATCAAAGGGAAAGAAACAACCACCTGCGTGTAAAGAG GGTGATGTTATCAAGGAGGGACAGATTATTGGCTTTTTGGATCAGTTTGGGACAGAACTTCCTGTCAGG TCAGATGCGGCTGGAGAAGTCTTGAAAATCCTCTTTAATGATGGCG AAGCTGTTGGTTATGGTGATCCACTTATTGCTGTCTTGCCATCATTCCGTG GTTAA
- the LOC129899593 gene encoding uncharacterized protein LOC129899593 isoform X1: MESAAVLRSFHHSVGTTSHVRSVIEMPGVIPTNIIAFSKPYKLPLKGSSNGARLMPFPNRHGRLILSCAKTSETTVTAKSGDSNQKVPTESSPMPTATFPKGFEALITEVCDDTEVAELKLKVGDFELHLKRNIEAPIVAAPVVSAPPPPPTSASKSSISSTAAAPAASLGKLSSGKISPFTNAAAEKSAKVAALEATGASGYVLVSCPTVGSFRRARTSKGKKQPPACKEGDVIKEGQIIGFLDQFGTELPVRSDAAGEVLKILFNDGEAVGYGDPLIAVLPSFRGIN, translated from the exons ATGGAGTCCGCCGCCGTTCTCCGCTCCTTCCACC ATTCGGTTGGTACCACTTCCCATGTGAGGTCAGTAATTGAAATGCCTGGCGTTATTCCAACAAATATCATTGCCTTCTCCAAGCCTTATAAGTTGCCTCTAAAGGGCTCCTCAAATGGTGCAAGGCTCATGCCTTTTCCTAACAGGCATGGTAGATTGATACTGTCATGTGCAAAGACATCTGAAACAACCGTGACAGCGAAATCTGGTG ATAGCAACCAAAAAGTGCCAACGGAGAGTAGTCCAATGCCAACAGCAACCTTTCCAAAGGGTTTTGAG GCTCTGATCACCGAGGTCTGTGATGATACAGAGGTAGCTGAGCTGAAACTTAAG GTTGGAGATTTTGAACTGCATCTTAAACGGAACATTGAAGCTCCAATAGTGGCTGCACCTGTTGTTTCcgcaccaccaccaccaccaactaGTGCAAgcaaatcatccatttcatcaaCAGCTGCTGCTCCTGCAGCATCCCTGGGGAAATTGTCCTCAGGAAAGATCAGCCCATTCACAAATGCTGCTGCTGAAAAATCAGCAAAAGTAGCAGCTCTAGAGGCTACTGGAGCTAGTGGTTATGTTCTTGTATCATGCCCCACA GTTGGTTCATTCCGAAGGGCCAGGACATCAAAGGGAAAGAAACAACCACCTGCGTGTAAAGAG GGTGATGTTATCAAGGAGGGACAGATTATTGGCTTTTTGGATCAGTTTGGGACAGAACTTCCTGTCAGG TCAGATGCGGCTGGAGAAGTCTTGAAAATCCTCTTTAATGATGGCG AAGCTGTTGGTTATGGTGATCCACTTATTGCTGTCTTGCCATCATTCCGTGGTATCAACTGA